The Lysinibacillus pakistanensis genome includes a window with the following:
- a CDS encoding aspartate aminotransferase family protein, producing MDYFANKQATLQKSIDWWNPGKTKQWQVDGVDVVIGKREGYYFYDVDGKKLMNAHLNGGTYNLGHRNPEVIAALIEGTNYFDIGNHHFPSTARAQLAEKLAACTPDGLKYTIFSSGGSEAIDVALKCARYATKRKKTISIKNGYHGHSGLAVSLGNERYSKPFLSEGDPSEFVHVPFNDLPAMERELSKGDVASVIIETIPATYGFPLPNANYLSGVKALCERYGALYIADEVQTGLMRTGKLWGIDHYGVKPDILVTAKGLSGGIYPIAATVVNERAGGWMEEDGLAHISTFGGAELGCVVAMKVLEISQRPEVVKNVEYVARYLRSGLERIQQQYPDFFVGIRQLGVVMGLEFNHPEGAKHVMSSLYKHGVWAIYSMLDTRVLQFKPGLLCDKAYCDELLEKCEAGIKEAAQLVKFARY from the coding sequence ATGGATTATTTTGCGAATAAACAAGCAACCTTACAAAAATCAATTGACTGGTGGAATCCAGGGAAAACAAAACAATGGCAAGTAGATGGCGTTGATGTTGTCATCGGAAAAAGAGAAGGCTATTACTTTTATGATGTAGATGGTAAAAAATTAATGAATGCCCATTTAAATGGCGGAACCTATAATTTAGGCCATCGTAATCCAGAAGTTATCGCAGCATTAATTGAAGGAACAAATTATTTTGATATTGGTAATCATCATTTTCCTTCAACAGCTCGTGCCCAATTAGCTGAAAAATTAGCTGCCTGCACACCAGATGGTTTAAAATATACGATTTTCTCAAGTGGTGGAAGTGAAGCGATTGATGTTGCCTTAAAATGCGCTCGCTATGCCACAAAACGTAAAAAAACCATTTCGATTAAAAATGGCTATCATGGACATAGTGGTTTAGCCGTGTCATTAGGGAATGAACGTTATTCAAAGCCATTTTTAAGTGAAGGCGATCCAAGTGAATTTGTACATGTGCCGTTTAATGATTTACCAGCGATGGAACGAGAGCTGTCCAAAGGGGATGTAGCGAGTGTTATTATCGAAACAATTCCGGCAACATATGGCTTCCCTTTACCGAATGCCAATTATTTATCAGGGGTGAAGGCATTGTGTGAGCGCTACGGAGCACTATATATTGCAGACGAAGTGCAAACTGGGTTAATGAGAACTGGGAAGCTATGGGGTATTGATCATTATGGTGTGAAGCCGGATATACTAGTGACTGCCAAAGGTTTAAGTGGAGGTATTTACCCAATTGCGGCTACCGTTGTGAATGAACGAGCTGGTGGTTGGATGGAGGAAGATGGACTAGCTCATATTTCTACTTTCGGTGGTGCTGAGCTTGGATGTGTTGTTGCCATGAAGGTATTAGAAATTTCCCAACGACCAGAAGTAGTTAAAAATGTGGAATATGTCGCACGTTATCTACGTTCAGGCTTAGAGCGTATCCAACAGCAATACCCGGATTTCTTTGTTGGAATTCGTCAATTAGGAGTTGTCATGGGGCTAGAGTTTAACCATCCTGAAGGGGCAAAGCATGTAATGAGCTCCCTGTACAAGCATGGGGTGTGGGCAATTTATTCAATGCTCGATACACGAGTTCTTCAATTTAAACCGGGCTTATTATGTGATAAAGCTTACTGTGATGAGTTACTTGAAAAATGTGAAGCAGGTATTAAAGAGGCTGCACAGCTTGTAAAATTTGCACGTTATTGA
- a CDS encoding phosphotransferase enzyme family protein — MGQMDFLDLEAVLSNFHQAAHDALKEFSCLAGASCKMIDYSENSTYLVEDGQGKKYILRISRPNYHKKEEIEAEIAWLNSLHEQSPIDVSLPIRADDGDYVHAHKLNDIIYYSTLFTFLEGNAPDENNEEDLIQQFETLGTITAMFHKHTIEQHDYYKDFKRMTWDYDTIVGNSPKWARWQDGLGMTPSRLALYEEASLIIKKKLEAFGKSKTRFGLIHSDLRLANLLTCGDEIKVIDFDDCGFGWFLYDLATSVSFIEHMPYLDDLIASWLKGYSKIRILTDEEIEMIPTFILMRRLQLISWIGSRDNETTRLLGENYTVQSDALVNAYLEKSRVL, encoded by the coding sequence ATGGGACAAATGGATTTCTTAGATTTAGAAGCTGTACTATCTAATTTTCATCAAGCAGCGCATGATGCCTTGAAGGAATTCAGCTGTTTAGCAGGCGCATCTTGTAAAATGATTGACTATTCCGAAAACTCTACGTATTTAGTAGAGGATGGACAAGGTAAAAAGTATATTTTGAGAATTAGTCGACCAAATTACCATAAAAAAGAAGAGATAGAAGCGGAGATTGCTTGGCTAAACTCATTACACGAGCAATCTCCCATCGATGTATCATTACCAATTCGAGCAGATGACGGTGACTACGTACATGCTCATAAATTAAATGACATCATCTATTATAGCACGTTATTTACATTTTTGGAGGGAAATGCACCGGATGAAAATAACGAAGAAGATCTAATTCAACAATTTGAAACATTAGGAACAATTACTGCGATGTTCCATAAACATACAATTGAGCAGCATGATTATTATAAAGACTTTAAACGAATGACGTGGGATTATGACACGATTGTAGGAAACTCACCGAAATGGGCTAGGTGGCAGGATGGCCTTGGTATGACACCGTCACGTTTAGCTTTATATGAAGAAGCATCTCTTATTATTAAAAAGAAGTTAGAAGCGTTTGGTAAAAGTAAGACAAGATTTGGACTAATACACTCAGATCTACGTCTAGCCAATTTATTAACTTGTGGAGATGAAATAAAGGTTATCGATTTTGATGATTGTGGCTTTGGTTGGTTTTTATATGATTTAGCCACGTCAGTAAGCTTTATAGAGCATATGCCCTACCTAGATGATTTAATTGCTTCTTGGTTAAAAGGCTATAGCAAAATAAGGATCTTAACGGATGAAGAAATTGAAATGATTCCAACTTTTATTTTAATGAGAAGACTACAGCTTATTTCTTGGATAGGTAGCCGCGATAATGAAACAACAAGATTACTAGGTGAAAACTATACAGTACAGAGTGATGCTTTAGTGAATGCATATTTGGAAAAAAGTAGAGTGCTGTAA